The proteins below are encoded in one region of Natranaerovirga hydrolytica:
- the spoIIID gene encoding sporulation transcriptional regulator SpoIIID, which translates to MKQYIEERAIDIARFIIESNATVRQTAKKFGISKSTVHKDVTERLTQINPSLAMEARKVLDVNKSERHIRGGLATREKYLSLTRNTNNNMF; encoded by the coding sequence TTGAAACAATACATAGAAGAAAGAGCAATAGATATAGCAAGGTTTATCATTGAATCCAATGCAACTGTCAGACAAACAGCAAAAAAATTCGGTATTAGTAAGTCGACAGTTCACAAAGATGTTACAGAACGCTTAACTCAAATCAATCCATCACTAGCTATGGAAGCAAGAAAAGTTTTAGATGTTAACAAATCAGAGAGACATATTAGGGGTGGACTGGCAACAAGAGAAAAGTATTTAAGCCTAACCCGCAATACAAATAACAATATGTTCTAA